One Deltaproteobacteria bacterium DNA segment encodes these proteins:
- a CDS encoding family 10 glycosylhydrolase, which produces MTRSILKASLLGFTLALLAGAACDGGVVGPPDACGGCGEGRICEGSTCVCAPPALPCSPACAADDATCERGTYDEAACRCQPLSPTTILESIALTPSPIVLEVGQSVALTATGHFSSGEDLVISTSVDWAVQPGEIGGITSSGSLTAARAGAATVTATVGTVVGSAPLTVTAGLPKELRGLWVTRWNYGSAADVERIMGEAKDAGFNTIFFQVRGRADAYYHSNVEPWASELSGTLGQDPGWDPLATALAAARTHGLELHAWINTVPVWTGATAPPESTPRHVLLDHPDWLMVDEGGRAQTLGDTGYLCLSPGIPAARAHLLAVMEDLLSSYDVDGLHLDYIRYYGRTFSHDAASEQAFATAQAADASLTWEDWQRDQVAEIVRGAWAITRGHPGVKLTAAVWHNNDLAVTGSRGRRDYYQDSHAWLAEGIVDAIVPMNYMRIDSDPSFATLADDHLAHVGSRHVYMGVHVLGRSSEADPTGAEMIRNIEYARSVGSQGVVLFAYPYLADNALWDELSTGPFAEAAEPPPITW; this is translated from the coding sequence ATGACGCGATCGATCCTGAAGGCCTCCCTCCTCGGCTTCACCCTCGCCCTCCTCGCCGGCGCCGCCTGTGACGGTGGGGTGGTCGGCCCCCCCGACGCCTGCGGCGGCTGTGGTGAGGGCCGGATCTGCGAGGGGAGCACCTGCGTCTGTGCGCCGCCGGCGCTGCCCTGCTCCCCCGCCTGCGCGGCGGACGACGCCACCTGCGAGCGGGGCACCTACGACGAGGCCGCCTGCCGCTGCCAGCCCCTCTCGCCCACCACGATCCTCGAGTCCATCGCCCTCACGCCCTCGCCGATCGTGCTCGAGGTGGGCCAGAGCGTGGCCCTGACCGCGACCGGTCACTTCTCCAGCGGCGAGGATCTGGTGATCTCCACCTCGGTCGACTGGGCCGTCCAGCCCGGTGAGATCGGCGGCATCACCAGCAGCGGCAGCCTCACCGCCGCCCGCGCCGGCGCGGCCACCGTCACCGCCACCGTGGGCACGGTGGTGGGCAGCGCGCCCCTGACCGTCACCGCCGGCCTGCCCAAGGAGCTGCGGGGCCTCTGGGTCACCCGCTGGAACTACGGGAGCGCCGCCGACGTCGAGCGCATCATGGGCGAGGCGAAGGACGCGGGCTTCAACACGATCTTCTTCCAGGTGCGGGGCCGGGCCGACGCCTACTACCACTCCAACGTCGAGCCCTGGGCCTCCGAGCTCTCCGGCACCCTGGGCCAGGATCCGGGCTGGGATCCCCTGGCCACCGCGCTGGCGGCGGCGCGCACCCACGGCCTCGAGCTGCACGCCTGGATCAACACCGTCCCGGTCTGGACCGGCGCGACCGCGCCCCCCGAGAGCACGCCCCGTCACGTCCTCCTCGACCACCCCGACTGGCTGATGGTCGACGAGGGCGGGCGGGCCCAGACCCTGGGCGACACCGGCTACCTCTGCCTCTCCCCCGGCATCCCCGCCGCCCGGGCTCACCTCCTCGCGGTGATGGAGGACCTCCTCTCCTCCTACGACGTGGACGGCCTCCACCTCGACTACATCCGCTACTACGGCCGGACCTTCTCCCACGACGCCGCGAGCGAGCAGGCCTTCGCCACCGCGCAGGCCGCCGACGCCTCCCTGACCTGGGAGGACTGGCAGCGCGATCAGGTCGCCGAGATCGTCCGGGGCGCCTGGGCCATCACCCGCGGCCACCCCGGCGTGAAGCTCACCGCCGCCGTCTGGCACAACAACGACCTGGCCGTCACCGGCTCGCGGGGCCGCCGCGACTACTACCAGGACAGCCACGCCTGGCTGGCCGAGGGGATCGTCGACGCGATCGTGCCGATGAACTACATGCGCATCGACTCCGACCCCTCCTTCGCCACCCTGGCCGACGATCACCTGGCCCACGTGGGGAGCCGCCACGTCTACATGGGGGTCCACGTCCTGGGCCGCTCCTCCGAGGCCGACCCCACCGGCGCCGAGATGATCCGCAACATCGAGTACGCCCGCAGCGTCGGCAGCCAGGGGGTCGTGCTCTTCGCCTACCCCTACCTGGCCGACAACGCGCTCTGGGACGAGCTCTCGACCGGCCCCTTCGCGGAGGCCGCCGAGCCTCCGCCGATCACCTGGTAG
- a CDS encoding START domain-containing protein gives MGVRRIGEITGLLAAALLLASLLLPAPARSEEEAGWEKLYVKEGISGFRRITPGSNFAAWRGHGVVKGNFYRVVAVYMDSERSCDWLADCVDNHFVEKKDLEHQITYNQTHLPWPFQNRDLVFSDTYVFDLEKKEVTDIMRSVVHPKEPERDGVVRAKFLLSTFKARVIDAENTWVEVELQMDTGGWLPAWIVNLTSKNWPFDTFVRLRQAVATAGGYEPLIEQIREAHPGYDEAPSKPDPQ, from the coding sequence ATGGGGGTTCGACGCATCGGGGAGATCACTGGCCTTCTGGCGGCGGCGCTGCTGCTCGCCTCCCTCCTGCTGCCTGCGCCCGCCCGCTCGGAGGAGGAGGCCGGCTGGGAGAAGCTCTACGTCAAGGAGGGCATCTCCGGCTTCCGGCGGATCACGCCGGGCTCGAACTTCGCGGCCTGGCGGGGCCACGGGGTGGTGAAGGGCAACTTCTACCGGGTGGTCGCCGTCTACATGGACAGCGAGCGCTCCTGCGACTGGCTGGCCGACTGCGTCGACAACCACTTCGTCGAGAAGAAGGACCTCGAGCACCAGATCACCTACAACCAGACCCACCTGCCATGGCCCTTCCAGAACCGGGACCTGGTCTTCTCCGACACCTACGTCTTCGACCTCGAGAAGAAGGAGGTCACCGACATCATGCGCTCGGTGGTCCACCCGAAGGAGCCCGAGCGAGACGGCGTGGTGCGGGCGAAGTTCCTGCTCTCGACCTTCAAGGCGCGGGTGATCGACGCCGAGAACACCTGGGTGGAGGTCGAGCTGCAGATGGACACCGGCGGCTGGCTGCCCGCCTGGATCGTCAACCTCACCAGCAAGAACTGGCCCTTCGACACCTTCGTGCGGCTGCGCCAGGCGGTGGCGACCGCCGGGGGCTACGAGCCGCTGATCGAGCAGATCCGGGAGGCCCACCCCGGCTACGACGAGGCGCCCTCGAAGCCCGATCCTCAGTAG
- the ggt gene encoding gamma-glutamyltransferase yields the protein MRDPGRAVDVDVHVHVYVYGVVLLLALGSARVAHAAYPTPARGEEAMVVTARPEATRAALQILKAGGNAVDAAVCAALVLGVVEPYSSGIGGGGFLLLHRPGEEATVALDFREKAPAAATRDMYLKEGEVVPGLSREGWLSVATPGQVAGLLLALEKWGKLPRAKVMAPAIRLARQGFPVSPRYQHLAGKSLEKLRKDPEAARIFLTRGEDGAWQVPPLGHVVKQPDLARTLQRIAKQGSKGFYAGPVARAIEASAKEGGGILTAKDLAAYAPTERAPVVGRYRGFEIHSMPPPSSGGVILLELLQILEGHDPKARGWRSPATLHLMAEAMRRAFADRNTQLGDPAFVENPIDTLLDPSYAARQRASIDPAKASRSDQVKPLAPEGASGESGTHTSHLSVVDATGNAVALTTTVNYLFGAGVVAKGTGVLMNDEMDDFAAAPGAPNVFGLVQGEANAVAPNKIPLSSMSPTLVFEPGEGGRRLRWVVGSPGGPRIITTVLQVLIEVIDHGKDIQEAVSLPRLHHQWYPDRIFVEPGFEAATLEGLKALGHTLEEGEPWSAANCIEVDEAGVRHGGTDPRQEGLAEGY from the coding sequence ATGCGGGATCCAGGAAGAGCCGTGGACGTGGACGTGCACGTGCACGTGTACGTGTACGGGGTAGTTCTCCTGCTCGCGCTCGGCTCGGCCCGAGTCGCGCACGCCGCCTACCCGACCCCCGCCCGGGGTGAGGAGGCGATGGTCGTCACGGCCCGCCCCGAGGCGACCCGCGCCGCCCTGCAGATCCTGAAGGCCGGCGGCAACGCGGTGGACGCCGCGGTCTGCGCGGCCCTCGTCCTCGGGGTGGTCGAGCCCTACTCCTCGGGGATCGGGGGGGGCGGCTTCCTGCTCCTCCACCGTCCGGGCGAGGAGGCCACCGTCGCCCTCGACTTCCGGGAGAAGGCGCCCGCCGCGGCCACCCGGGACATGTACCTGAAGGAGGGCGAGGTCGTCCCCGGGCTCTCCCGGGAGGGCTGGCTCTCGGTGGCCACCCCGGGTCAGGTCGCCGGGCTGCTCCTGGCCCTGGAGAAGTGGGGCAAGCTGCCGCGCGCGAAGGTGATGGCGCCGGCGATCCGCCTGGCCCGCCAGGGCTTCCCGGTCTCACCCCGCTACCAGCACCTGGCCGGCAAGTCGCTGGAGAAGCTGCGGAAGGATCCGGAGGCCGCGCGGATCTTCCTGACGCGCGGGGAGGACGGCGCCTGGCAGGTGCCGCCCCTGGGCCACGTGGTGAAGCAGCCCGACCTCGCCCGCACCCTCCAGCGGATCGCGAAGCAGGGGAGCAAGGGCTTCTACGCCGGGCCGGTGGCCCGGGCGATCGAGGCGAGCGCGAAGGAAGGCGGCGGCATCCTGACGGCGAAGGACCTCGCGGCCTACGCGCCCACCGAGCGCGCGCCGGTGGTGGGCCGCTACCGGGGCTTCGAGATCCACTCCATGCCCCCGCCCTCCTCCGGAGGGGTGATCCTGCTGGAGCTCCTCCAGATCCTCGAGGGCCACGACCCGAAGGCCCGGGGCTGGCGCTCGCCCGCCACCCTGCACCTGATGGCCGAGGCCATGCGCCGGGCCTTCGCCGACCGGAACACCCAGCTGGGCGATCCGGCCTTCGTCGAGAACCCGATCGACACCCTCCTCGACCCTTCTTACGCGGCCAGGCAGCGGGCGAGCATCGATCCCGCGAAGGCGAGCCGCTCGGATCAGGTGAAGCCCCTGGCCCCGGAGGGCGCCAGCGGGGAGAGCGGGACCCACACCTCGCACCTCTCGGTCGTCGACGCCACGGGCAACGCCGTCGCGCTGACCACCACGGTGAACTACCTCTTCGGCGCCGGGGTGGTGGCGAAGGGCACCGGCGTGCTGATGAACGACGAGATGGACGACTTCGCGGCGGCGCCCGGCGCCCCCAACGTCTTCGGCCTGGTGCAGGGCGAGGCGAACGCCGTGGCGCCGAACAAGATCCCCCTCTCCTCGATGAGCCCCACCCTGGTCTTCGAGCCCGGCGAGGGCGGTCGTCGCCTGCGCTGGGTGGTGGGCTCGCCCGGCGGCCCCCGGATCATCACCACCGTCCTGCAGGTGCTGATCGAGGTGATCGACCACGGCAAGGACATCCAGGAGGCGGTGAGCCTGCCGCGCCTGCATCACCAGTGGTACCCGGACCGGATCTTCGTCGAGCCGGGCTTCGAGGCCGCCACCCTCGAGGGGCTGAAGGCCCTGGGCCACACCCTGGAGGAGGGCGAGCCCTGGTCGGCCGCCAACTGCATCGAGGTCGACGAGGCCGGCGTCCGCCACGGCGGCACCGATCCGAGACAGGAGGGCCTCGCCGAGGGCTACTGA
- a CDS encoding DUF3347 domain-containing protein, whose amino-acid sequence MKTLKTLSLSLFATTLLLACSSPALAGGSKFDEGMKPILEHYLKAQEALAGDTTEGVQDAGKKIAKLAKKLDAKSVTGEHKEHFAKLPEKILAGAEALTGADTIEAQRDAFKKLSRPISMWTEMAKPAGVSVVFCSMAKGSWVQSGEDIRNPYYGAKMLACGEVISGAPAKGHSHEEMSKKK is encoded by the coding sequence ATGAAGACCCTGAAGACCCTCTCCCTCTCCCTCTTCGCCACCACCCTCCTCCTCGCCTGCTCGAGCCCGGCCCTCGCCGGCGGCTCGAAGTTCGACGAGGGGATGAAGCCCATCCTCGAGCACTACCTGAAGGCCCAGGAGGCCCTCGCCGGCGACACCACCGAGGGCGTCCAGGACGCCGGGAAGAAGATCGCGAAGCTGGCGAAGAAGCTCGACGCCAAGAGCGTCACCGGCGAGCACAAGGAGCACTTCGCCAAGCTGCCGGAGAAGATCCTCGCCGGCGCCGAGGCCCTCACCGGGGCCGACACGATCGAGGCCCAGCGCGACGCCTTCAAGAAGCTCTCCCGGCCGATCTCGATGTGGACCGAGATGGCGAAGCCCGCGGGGGTCTCGGTCGTCTTCTGCTCGATGGCCAAGGGCAGCTGGGTCCAGTCGGGCGAGGACATCCGCAACCCCTACTACGGGGCGAAGATGCTGGCCTGCGGCGAGGTGATCTCGGGGGCCCCGGCGAAGGGGCACAGCCACGAGGAGATGAGCAAGAAGAAGTAG
- a CDS encoding PQQ-binding-like beta-propeller repeat protein translates to MHLALRRLLSCAALTSALALTGCPKGPVEVLFEQPLGSPSHSTPALGKKAIAFGTESGNVFYYGRDGRFLAKFQAIKEVVGAPAYDEETDTFVFGSTSYVFYATSGLGKQRWSVATRDRIKGDPIIDSGRVYFGSYDDHFYCVDLKSSRKHWIFPTRGLPAEAEPEAEAAEGEEAAEGAEAPAAPAPKIDTGDFSYSKPFLHEGVLYVGNMDGHLYALDAKSGEMKWRYKTGGAVTSSPWVEGDVVYFGSNDNLLHAIKTDGKTKVFEHKTGGWVNASPVVHEGVLYCGSDDGKLYALDPATGAQKWAFDTGGEIKSRPAFHGDKVIITSGARASGAWIINRADGTLFHRHETAGKVESDPVVENGVLFLTTGDGTFLGLKLPAAG, encoded by the coding sequence ATGCACCTCGCGCTTCGCCGCCTGCTCTCCTGCGCTGCCCTCACCTCGGCCCTCGCGCTGACCGGCTGCCCGAAGGGGCCGGTCGAGGTGCTCTTCGAGCAGCCCCTGGGCTCCCCGAGCCACTCGACGCCCGCGCTGGGCAAGAAGGCCATCGCCTTCGGCACCGAGTCGGGGAACGTCTTCTACTACGGGCGCGACGGCCGCTTCCTGGCGAAGTTCCAGGCCATCAAGGAGGTGGTGGGCGCCCCGGCCTACGACGAGGAGACCGACACCTTCGTCTTCGGCTCGACCTCCTACGTCTTCTACGCCACCTCGGGGCTGGGCAAGCAGCGCTGGAGCGTGGCGACCCGGGACCGGATCAAGGGCGATCCGATCATCGACTCGGGGAGGGTCTACTTCGGCTCCTACGACGACCACTTCTACTGCGTGGACCTCAAGTCCTCCCGCAAGCACTGGATCTTCCCGACCCGGGGTCTGCCGGCCGAGGCCGAGCCCGAGGCCGAGGCGGCCGAGGGAGAGGAGGCCGCCGAGGGGGCCGAGGCCCCGGCGGCGCCCGCCCCGAAGATCGACACCGGCGACTTCAGCTACTCCAAGCCCTTCCTGCACGAGGGCGTCCTCTACGTCGGCAACATGGACGGGCACCTCTACGCCCTCGACGCCAAGAGCGGCGAGATGAAGTGGCGCTACAAGACCGGGGGCGCGGTGACCTCCTCCCCCTGGGTCGAGGGCGACGTCGTCTACTTCGGCAGCAACGACAACCTGCTGCACGCCATCAAGACCGACGGCAAGACCAAGGTCTTCGAGCACAAGACCGGCGGCTGGGTGAACGCCTCCCCCGTCGTGCACGAGGGCGTCCTCTACTGCGGCAGCGACGACGGCAAGCTCTACGCCCTCGATCCCGCCACCGGCGCGCAGAAGTGGGCCTTCGACACCGGCGGCGAGATCAAGAGCCGGCCCGCCTTCCACGGCGACAAGGTGATCATCACCTCCGGCGCCCGCGCCTCGGGCGCGTGGATCATCAACCGCGCCGACGGCACCCTCTTCCACCGGCACGAGACCGCCGGGAAGGTCGAGTCGGATCCGGTGGTCGAGAACGGGGTGCTCTTCCTCACCACCGGCGACGGCACCTTCCTCGGCCTGAAGCTCCCGGCCGCGGGCTAG